Below is a genomic region from Vicia villosa cultivar HV-30 ecotype Madison, WI unplaced genomic scaffold, Vvil1.0 ctg.000685F_1_1, whole genome shotgun sequence.
TAGGGATCCATCATATTTGATAGTCTTAAAAGACGAAAAGAATTCCCACACAGGAATCCAACATATTTAATAGCCTTAAAGGCGACAATGATTCTCACTTAGGGATCCAACATATTTAATAGCCTTTAAAGGCGACAAGAATTCATACATAGGGATCCATCATATCTAAAAACATTAAAATGTGGTCATAATTCACGTACAAGGATCCATCATACTTAATATCCTTAAAAGGCAACAATGATTCCCACATAAAGATCAAATATATTTAATCACCTCAAAAGGCACAAGAATTCCCACATAGGAATCCAACATATTTAATAGTCTTAAAAGGAAATCTTTGTAAGATTTCTTTGCTCTTCAACATCCTACAAGTGAAATAACAATAATCTAACACTTATATAAATGAAGTGATAGTCTCATTAAAAATTGTGTGCTACTTTAATAGCCCGGAATAAGAGTGCCCTCGTGAACAAGAAAATGTTATTACCTTTACAAAATGGCACAAAATATAACTTGCCTAAACAAAAAAGGCAACAAATAATGTGAACTAAATCATTATATAACCTTTCTCCTGCACTGGCTCGCCGAAAAACtcaacaaatgatcctttgaacAAATTGAGGTCATCTAACTTGAGATGAAGCCTTTCGACATTCCACAAGAGGATATCCATAAATATCCTTTGATCGATCATGACTATTTTGATCTCCCAATTTGTGATAACCACATAGTCATCGTTGTGAATGTGAATGTTAGTTACGTCTTTCTTAGAAAAAGTGATATTGGCCTCCAAAGATTCTGATTCACCTGCCTCTGATTCATTGTGTAAATCACTAACAACTAGGATTTGGAGAGCATATCTCTTATGAGCGAAATTGGTCTCTCATCCTTTGGCGAATACTCTTGTGATTGTGTTAAGGGTATGGCGAACATAATTGTCATCGCCTCCTTTGCTTGGATCCTTCCCTTTCTTGGATTTTGAGCTGCGTGAGGAGTCTTACCCCTGCGAATTATGTTTGTTTGGTCATCCGGCAGATCTGCCCTTGACGTATTTCTTTAGGTGCCCCTCTTGGATGAAACACCCTATTTCCTTTTTAAGTTGGTAGTAGTCATCCATCTGATGTCCCTTAACCTTGTGGAACTTGCACCAACAGTGGGGATCTAGCCCCATGACATCTATCGATATGGTGGATGGGGGATGTTATGCATATGTAATACCACTCTCCAAATATGCTTCCAACGGGCAATCAAGGGAGTGAAGCTTTCAATGGGCTTTCCATTTTTGCTTGAACATTGTTCTGTCCCTCATAAGCGATGTGTATTGGCCCTTTCGTGAGATGTTCGCATTAGGGGTGTGTTCTTTTGCATTATAGGCATTCTTTTCATCATTGCTCTCCTCGCCAAGGACTTAGCTCGTCTCTGGGCGATTGATTCATTGAAATTTTCTATCCTGAAACCATTCTTAAACGCTCCCACGAACATCTTCTAGTTCAGATGAACCACCTTGACTGCAACCTTGTTAAAGTAAGCAAGGTAATCCTTTAAATATTCAGACGGGGCTTGGCAAACGTTGAATAGGCTAATGGAATTCATCTTTATGTTCCTATTCACTGAGAATTGACAGACTATCGTCTTCACTAAATCCTAATAGTTGGTGATAGAGAGTCAAGGGGAGGCCCATAAACCACCTCAGAGTTGCGTGTCTAAAGGTGCCAGATAGAAGTTTTAATTTTAAAGAGTCAAGTTCCCCAATGATGACTATATGAGTGTTGATCGAGGCGACATGTTCAAACGAGTCGTTGAAAATATGAAGGAATTGGTGAAAAGAATATAAAGATTTTGGGTATGAGGATTTTgaagggtttgattttattcataacaccaaaaacccctaATATGggaaactcaaaaattgtattgaatgagggttttggagggcttacattaaattttcaaatatcttttaggttattatagtattctgaaaattaaaaatatagtaatgataatgactcttttatcattctaaacaaaatcattttttcaaaaaatgtaaaatattttcctataattttttaaattttcgttTTCGAAAGCCTTTCCCTCCTCTCttctccaaactcgcaaacaaaaccTTAGGTTTATTGTGAAGTTGAGAGCCAATTCGCGTAGGGGTGAGAAGTTCCATATGTGTGTATTTCTGAATTTGAGTTAGGTTGACCTTAACCACAATATTTGGGCATTTATAACCGCATTTGACCTGAATCTAAGACTTCAGTGAAAATAGCAACCATTAAGAAAATAAGTAATTTGTTTCCTACTATTCACAGGAACATGTTCTACCTCTTCCACAACTTCTTTCGTTCCCTTATAGAATGAGAGCATGTCACTCACCAATTCTCATGTCGGAAGACTTATCTCAGAGGAAAATTAGATATGTAATAAATAAGCGATTAATTTGATAAAAGACAATTGAAAGCCTCCATATCACCGTTGAAGACCTTCTCATAAATATATCAATCTTAGATCTAACTAACAACGAAATTTATATTCTTATTTGATGGACATCAATCAAATTGAACGACTCCttaaatgattttaaaattttaaaaaccaaGTTAATTTATGAACACAAATTCAAATATTAACAAATTCATTCCATCCATATTAAATCTGTTAATTTATGAACACAAATTCAAATATTAACAAATTCATTCCATCCATATTAAATCTTTGAAATACCATTAAAAAAAACCTTCCAAAATGTAGCTCAAGTCCAAGTCTATAGTAatatatttttgttctttttgatGTAGGGTATACTCACTTATAGACAAGACCCAGCACACCTTGGTCATTGCCTCTGTCACATCTCTTTCAACACCATTTTTCAGGCCTGccattaaaaaaagtaaaaattgtAATCATAATTCTACACAAATTCCACCCACCTCATTACCCCACCACACTTACCCCCCCAACCTTGTACCAACAACTCATCATTTTAAATACACCCCATCACTCTTTCCCCCTTTACCACCAAAAcaactcttcttcttctcttcattTCTCAAACCATGGCATTTCCTATCTTACTTCTTCATCTTACTTTTTTCACCTTGAAAGTTTTCTCTTCTCATTCTCATCCTCATTCTCATGCAGACAGAATCATTTCCCTCCCTGGACAATATCAAAACATAGCCTTTCAACAATTCTCAGGCTATGTCACAGTTGATGACAAAGAACACAAGTCACTTTTTTACTATTTTGCTGAATCAGAAACCGACCCTTCTTCAAAGCCTCTTGTTCTCTGGCTCAATGGTGGACCTGGTTGTTCTTCTCTTGGAGTTGGTGCATTCTCAGAAAATGGACCCTTTAGACCAAATGGTGAATTTCTCATCAAAAATGAACATAGTTGGAACAAAGGTATATAGCTTCTTCCACAATGACATACATGCATTCATTTTGAATTCTTCAAGTGATTGACTTGGTTTTTTATTTTGTGTGTTCAGAGGCCAATATGCTGTATTTGGAGACACCAATTGGAGTTGGATTCTCTTATGCAAAAGGTAGTTCTGCTTATACAACAACAGTGAATGATGAGGAAACAGGTATTCATTATTGAATCTTTTTTGGTACTACTAAAAATGTTTCTCTTTAGATACTTCCTTTTAAATCCTACTTCTATAGGCAAAAGTagtatatatttatgtatttatactTTCTTAGGCTTTTAAAAAGTTTAGATAAAGATAAAACAGTGATTTATTGTGTATAATGTAATGTCATCACTAACTTTTATATGCCACTTTACATTATTATTCTTCATGTCTTGTTCTTTAATCAAACATTAAACTGTTATATACTTTTTATATCAGTAtgtatgataatgataatgatgatggttatgattttttttgtacaTGTTTTTGTATTCTGAAATGGTGCTTTTTTGAATTGTTAAGCTAGGGACAATCTTGTGTTCTTGGAAAGATGGTTTGATAAGTTTCCTCAATATAGAAACAGAGATTTGTTTCTAACTGGTGAAAGTTATGCAGGTAAATTTTTCACCTTTGATTCTAACACTTAAAAGCATGTTAATGTTCACACATTTTGTTTATTAGTTGAAAATATTTATGATATGTTTCATTTCAGGTCATTATGTTCCTCAGCTTGCAAAGCTTATGATTGAAGTGAACAAGAGAAACAAGATATTCAATCTCAAAGGCATAGCTGTAAGAAATGTTGATGATTCTGTTGTTTTGTTATCGATTTGTGATAATTGATGCTAATGTGAAAATTGGATTGCAGTTGGGGAATCCTGTTCTGGAATATGCAACTGATTTCAATTCAAGGGCTGAATTCTTTTGGTCTCATGGACTGATATCTGATTCAACTTACAACATGTTCACTAGAGTGTGTAATTACTCTCGCTATGTTCGTGAGTACAATAGAGATTCTGTTTCATCTGTTTGTTCAAATGTTATGGGATTGGTGAGCAAGGAAACTAGTAGATTTGTGGATAAATATGATGTCACTCTTGATGTTTGTATTTCCTCTGTGTTGTCACAATCTAAGGTTATTTCTCCTCAACCTCAAGTAAGTCTCTTCTCTAGTACTCTTTCCTTTCACATGTTTTTCCATCACTTCTGAACTATGAAGCACAATCATGACACGACTTGTTGACACCTATAAATTTCATCGGTCGGTGCACACGTTGACATGACTTCACATATTGACATGATTCCGATGTGCCGATGTGCCGATGTGAAGTGTCAAGTTTAATAACCAATGTATTTTGATTGTTGTCATGTGTCCTTGTAGCAAGCAAAAGAGATGATAGATGTGTGTGTGGATGACAAGGTTACAAACTACTTAAACAGGAGAGATGTGCAAGAAGCACTTCATGCAAAGCTAGTCGGAGTTCGCAAGTGGGATGTATGCAGCAAGTAAGTCATTCTCAAAGTTTTAAATTGCAGTTGCGTCCGTATTTCTCAAAATATTACACGGAATCACATTTAAACATAATCGTTACGGCCTCATTCGCAATCGATCTATGAAATGACTGTTCTTTGTTTGGTTGATGACAGTGTTTTGGACTATGATTTGCTTAACTTGGAAGTGCCAACACTTCCTATTGTTGGATCACTAATAAGAGCTGGAATTAAGGTCCTAATTTACAGGTACCTTAAAGGCTAAAACCTAAACTTTTCCTTCTCAATTTGATTTAGTGCTAAATTAACATAACCATGtgcactaatattttttttttttgctatagtGGAGATCAAGACTCAGTGATTCCACTGACTGGAAGCAGAACCTTAGTTCAAAAATTGGCCAGACAAATAGGGCTGAATACAACAGTCCCTTACAGAGTCTGGTTTGAAAGACAACaggtaaatatatataatattgctTATTTGAATTGTTGAGAAATCATCACTTCAAGAATGTTGGCTCCATTATTTAAGAGAACAGAAAGCCCTCAGTGGACTGACTAGGGAATACTGACTAGTCTTTCCCCCAATGTAGAAAGATCCCTTTCCCTTGGCTTTAGTCTTTGTCAATTGGCTTCTGTGTAGACTTAGATTTTATTCTTTCTTTGAACTTTCTTATGTCTCTATTCACAACAATAGTACAAGGAAAGCACTTATTCACTATTATCTATCATCACATCGAGTTTTGTGTAAGCCCTCGAGTATAATGCATTGCGACTACGAAGTATTGTCTGTTTTATCTGGTTTGAGTTTTGAGAAACTAATGTGAATTTGAATGAAACATAGGTTGGTGGATGGACTCAAGTGTATGGAAATATTCTGTCATTTGCCACAGTGAGAGGTGCTGCACATGAAGCTCCTTTCTCACAGCCAGAAAGATCACTCGTGCTATTCAAATCATTCTTGGAAGGAACCCCTTTGCCTGAAGTTTTCTGACAAACCCTTTCACTTTAGTGTTTTAAAGGTTGTATTGTAAATAAGCATTATCCTTTAATACCAAATGATGTATTAACTGTGCAGAATGTCAAAAGAAAAGTGTTATTACCTTTTTGGCCTTTTTGGTTTTCAACCTTTGTACTTGAGTTTTTTGTGTGCTAGAATGAACTGTTAAGTGTGTTGAAAAGAGATTATGTAAAAAAGTTGTTGAAGAGAGTGCAAGTGGATTCTTGGTTTGAAGTTTTAGGCCAACAAAAAGGTTTGAAATTAGGTGTTGATTAGAAAAGATTTGGTGGAATAATTGAGCAGATGACAAAAATGTCAATTCAAAAAAGATGTAGTCAAGTACAAAGTGTTGGCCTAAAAGAGCAACTTTTGTACAGAAAgggaacttctgatacattttgtGCTCTGCAAACTGCAAATATTCCAAATAAACAGTAACAATATTCAAAAACTATAAAGTgacaaaaagaaagaaatggCTCACAAATTTCTTGGTGTTCAAGAATTGTTTTGTATTTTTAACAGTCAACTGAATTGATTGCTGATAGAGATATGGATGACGAGGTGGGCTTTAACTATGGACCTAAGCCAAAAGTCTGGAGGATTTATACTAGAAGAAGTGGTAAAGGAATAAAAGAATAGAATAATTATAGGATTATGTTACTATAATTATGGGAGTTTTGTTATTATAGGAGTTTGTTATTATTTATAGGAGTCTGTTCCTATAAAATAGGAATAAGCTTAGGGCTATAAAAGAGGGTAGAAATAAGGGATTTAGGATTCtacttaggttttgaaaatcaccgTCTTGGTGAGGGGAGCACGGCGTGCTTAGGGGCTGATAGATATTCTTTATCAGTTTGTTATGTTCATCACTGCTAGTTTTCTATAATTGACACTCTTTTAATTCTTCTATTCATATTTTCATTGTTCATTCCTATATTCAAATAAGAATCCATCAATTGGTCCGACCTACCGGATTCGAAAACCCTACCAACAGAGATTGTAGATGCCAAGGCAACCTAAGATGGGAGACCGGGTTGAAGCTTTGGAGAAACAGATGGAGAATGTAACAACGACTCTGCAGGGGCTGGTTCTGCAGATGCAACAGCAGAGTGTGCTATTAACTGAATTAAGCAAACAGACTAGTAAGACAACACTGGAAGCAGAGACAGTTATTGGTGATTCATCACAGAGCGAATCGCGTCTTAAGGGGAAGAAGGTGAAACTTCCCTTGTTCGAAGGGGGTGATCCGGTGGCGTGGATCACACGAGCTGAAATTTACTTCGATGTTCAGAATACATCGGATGCGATGCGAGTGAAATTGGCTCGACTGAGCATGGAAGGTACAACAATCCATTGGTTCAACTTACTCATGGAAACAGAGGACGATCTGTCCTGGGAGAAATTGAAGAAATCGTTGATCGCGCGTTACGGCGGTCGCCGATTAGAAAATCCATTTGAGGAGCAATCCACCTTGTGTCAAACTGGCAGCGTGGAAGAATATGTTGAGGCGTTTGAGTTACTGTCATCACAAGTGGGGAGATTGCCCGAGGAGCAATATTTGGGGTATTTCATGAGTGGGTTGAAACCTCCAATTAGAAGGCGTGTTCGCACTCTGAATCCTATGACACGGATGCAGATAATGCGAATTGCTAAAGATGTAGAGAATGAATTGAATGAGGAAGACGAAGACGGAGAAAGAAGTTACAGGAAGAAGCAAGGAGAGGACCGCTTGGGTCGTGGTGAGTGGGCTGGGCCTACAAACAAAAATAGAAGTGGGTATAACCTGTCTAACAAGGATTTAACCCGAGTGTCTCAATCGGGTGGATCCACCCCGAATCAAAATACAGGTTCCACTGGGTACAATCAAAGTTACAATTCCTCGATGCTTTCCACAGGACGAAAAGGCGATTCCGACCACAGTCTGAGTTCTTCGGAGCGATGGAAGGGTGTGAAGAGTCTCCACAATGAAGAGATGGCTGAACGAAGAGCAAAGGGACTTTGTTTTAAGTGTGGAGGTAAATTCCACCCAACCCTTCACAAGTGCCCTGAGAAGAGTTTAAGAGTATTGATTCTGGGTGAAGGGGAAAGTGTGAACGAAGATGGGGAGATTATATCCATGGAAGTTAATGAAATTGAGGAGGAAGAGGCAGAAGCTGAATGTAAAGTGATGGGAGTTTTAGGGAGCATGGGGGAGTATCACACTATGAAGATTGGCGGTAAGTTAGAAAGTATTGATGTGGTGGTGTTGGTGGATAGCGGAGCTAGCCACAATTTCATATCCTCCCGAATTACTGCTGCTTTGGGTTTACCTATTACACCCATGGCAGCTAAACGAATTAAATTGGGAGATGGTCACAATGTGGTTTCACAGGGCGTGTGTGAAGGAGTTAAATTGAAACTGGGTCTTATAGAGGTGGTGGTGGATGCTTTAGTGTTAGACTTAGGAGGAATGGATGTGATTTTGGGCGTCTCTTGGTTATGTACTTTGGGTAAAGTGATAATGAATTGGAAGGCCTTGTCCATGCAATTTCAGCATGAAGGAAAATCTGTTGTATTACAAGGTCAAGGAGAACTTCCTAAAGAACTGGAGGTTGTTGATACTGATGACATCTATCCTGACAAAGTGTTGGGTACAAGGATCACAGTACAGGCAGGTGTGACTGTTCCACAGAGTCTTATTAAGTGGAAGAATAAGTCTTTGGATGATGTTACTTGGGAAGATGATGCTTATCTGAGGGGACAATTTCCTGAATTTAGCCTTGAGGACAAGGCTAGTTTTAAGGAGGGAGGTGTTGATAGAGATATGGATGACGAGGTGGGCTTTAACTATGGACCTAAGCCAAAAGTCTGGAGGATTTATACTAGAAGAAGTGGTAAAGGAATAAAAGAATAGAATAATTATAGGATTATGTTACTATAATTATGGGAGTTTTGTTATTATAGGAGTTTGTTATTATTTATAGGAGTCTGTTCCTATAAAATAGGAATAAGCTTAGGGCTATAAAAGAGGGTAGAAATAAGGGATTTAGGATTCtacttaggttttgaaaatcaccgTCTTGGTGAGGGGAGCACGGCGTGCTTAGGGGCTGATAGATATTCTTTATCAGTTTGTTATGTTCATCACTGCTAGTTTTCTATAATTGACACTCTTTTAATTCTTCTATTCATATTTTCATTGTTCATTCCTATATTCAAATAAGAATCCATCAATTGCTTACCTTTTAgtatcaattaataaataatacccacaaatattgtttttaatttataaattgaaGAAGGAAAAAGAGGTCTTAAACTAAAAAGTCATGTAATTTTAGAGTGGATAGTACTAGGAACAcattctttttaaaatatttaaaatatatatatttaggaTTTTTTTACTCATGccacaaaaatgaaacaaaaatatcaatatgttacaatttgaaaaaaaaaattcaatctgCCACTTTTTCTAATTATGGTTCGGCCAATGATTGATTGAACCTATGCatgcatttttttttatgttggggGTCGGCCAATAGTTAGTTGAACCTTAActaaaagttttttatttttgttttctaatttgtatgaatttatttttaatgtttttgacttattaatattaattaattattt
It encodes:
- the LOC131630480 gene encoding serine carboxypeptidase-like 45, yielding MAFPILLLHLTFFTLKVFSSHSHPHSHADRIISLPGQYQNIAFQQFSGYVTVDDKEHKSLFYYFAESETDPSSKPLVLWLNGGPGCSSLGVGAFSENGPFRPNGEFLIKNEHSWNKEANMLYLETPIGVGFSYAKGSSAYTTTVNDEETARDNLVFLERWFDKFPQYRNRDLFLTGESYAGHYVPQLAKLMIEVNKRNKIFNLKGIALGNPVLEYATDFNSRAEFFWSHGLISDSTYNMFTRVCNYSRYVREYNRDSVSSVCSNVMGLVSKETSRFVDKYDVTLDVCISSVLSQSKVISPQPQQAKEMIDVCVDDKVTNYLNRRDVQEALHAKLVGVRKWDVCSNVLDYDLLNLEVPTLPIVGSLIRAGIKVLIYSGDQDSVIPLTGSRTLVQKLARQIGLNTTVPYRVWFERQQVGGWTQVYGNILSFATVRGAAHEAPFSQPERSLVLFKSFLEGTPLPEVF